A portion of the Candidatus Woesearchaeota archaeon genome contains these proteins:
- a CDS encoding DNA repair exonuclease, with product MRFIHCADIHIGAWRDQRMSQLPLKAFTQLVDDALSLKVDFILLAGDFFNTALPSIDLLKSTIIQLIRLKNAQIPVYCIPGSHDYSPSGKTMLDILEQTNLLTNVFKGTIRDEELHLAFTQDPKTGAKLTGMPGRKGVLEKKLYTKLARTNLEQEVGFKIFLFHTALDELKPEHLDLMDAAPISLLPQGFEYYAGGHVHVVNQKTFSQYKNVLYPGPLFPTTFSELERLSVGGYYFYDEGTITYEPIVVKKHQHFVIDVTNKSPVQINEEIIRIANNPIDQTIITVRFTGELENSTLADINLQSARSFIEQKAFCVLFSLNEVMVKKKEMKKEIIKVTAEQEEIMRALDCERKEGETVHDFEKRLLERVFATLQIK from the coding sequence ATGAGATTTATTCACTGTGCAGATATACACATAGGGGCGTGGAGAGACCAGCGTATGTCCCAACTACCCCTCAAAGCATTCACACAACTTGTTGATGACGCACTTTCTCTTAAGGTGGATTTTATTCTGCTCGCAGGTGACTTTTTCAACACTGCACTTCCATCAATTGACCTACTCAAATCAACAATCATTCAACTCATAAGACTCAAAAACGCGCAAATACCCGTATACTGCATCCCTGGATCGCACGACTACTCGCCATCAGGAAAGACCATGCTAGATATCCTTGAACAAACAAACCTTCTTACAAACGTGTTCAAAGGAACCATACGAGATGAAGAACTACATCTCGCATTCACACAAGACCCAAAAACGGGAGCAAAACTCACGGGTATGCCAGGACGCAAAGGCGTGCTTGAGAAAAAACTCTACACAAAACTCGCGCGCACAAATCTTGAACAAGAGGTAGGATTCAAAATTTTCTTATTTCACACTGCTCTTGACGAACTCAAACCAGAACATCTTGACCTGATGGATGCAGCACCAATTTCTTTGCTTCCTCAAGGGTTTGAATATTACGCGGGAGGTCATGTACATGTCGTTAACCAAAAGACGTTTTCGCAGTACAAGAATGTGCTTTATCCAGGACCTCTTTTTCCCACAACGTTTTCAGAACTAGAACGCCTAAGCGTTGGAGGGTATTACTTCTATGATGAGGGAACAATCACCTACGAACCAATAGTTGTAAAAAAACATCAACACTTCGTTATTGACGTAACAAATAAAAGCCCCGTACAGATTAACGAAGAGATTATTCGCATTGCAAACAACCCTATCGACCAAACAATTATCACCGTGAGGTTTACAGGCGAGCTTGAAAATTCCACACTTGCAGACATAAATCTACAGTCAGCACGATCATTCATTGAACAAAAAGCTTTTTGCGTGCTCTTCTCACTCAATGAAGTTATGGTGAAGAAAAAAGAGATGAAAAAAGAAATCATTAAGGTGACTGCTGAGCAAGAAGAGATTATGCGAGCTCTTGATTGTGAAAGAAAAGAAGGAGAGACAGTACATGACTTTGAGAAGCGACTCTTGGAAAGGGTGTTTGCAACACTACAAATCAAGTAA
- the gatB gene encoding Asp-tRNA(Asn)/Glu-tRNA(Gln) amidotransferase subunit GatB — translation MSESFTSDVVIGLEIHVELNTRTKLFCGCSRIPLRENEPPNSRTCPTCLGMPGAKPVVNKAAIEQGIKLALALHCSIAPTLIFSRKSYFYPDLSKNYQTSQFEIPLGSNGHIRLPSGKTVGIVRAHLEEDPASLVHKGAYSLVDYNRSGDPLCEIVTGPDMNSPEEARELMKELITVLHYLGVFDASTCIIKADANISIKESGYVRSEVKNITGFKEIERALCYEVERQRDAVKRGEQLVQDTRAWDAVKGVTTRMRTKETEADYGYIIDPDLVPITLSEEFVNSIKDSMPELHFEKVKKFVEEHSIPEEDARILAQELSLAHLFEEVAQRIDPKLAVRWLRHELNKVLNESEKVWSEVEADESQIIELLELVDEKKITDISAREILAELIKRPFSPKEYVKEKGLEVVSDSSALKPLLQKLIEEHPQAVEDVKSGEPKAINFFVGKVMKETKGQASPAQVNKLLKELLDL, via the coding sequence ATGAGCGAGTCATTTACTTCTGATGTTGTTATAGGTTTAGAAATTCACGTTGAGTTGAATACTCGAACTAAACTCTTTTGTGGCTGCTCGAGAATCCCGTTAAGGGAGAATGAACCACCCAATTCACGTACCTGTCCTACCTGTCTTGGCATGCCTGGTGCGAAACCAGTTGTTAATAAAGCAGCAATAGAGCAAGGCATTAAACTTGCACTTGCACTTCATTGCAGTATTGCACCCACGCTTATTTTTTCAAGAAAGTCCTACTTTTACCCAGATCTTTCAAAAAATTATCAAACGTCTCAGTTTGAAATCCCTCTTGGAAGTAATGGTCACATCCGCCTTCCTTCTGGGAAAACAGTGGGAATTGTAAGAGCACATCTTGAAGAAGATCCTGCAAGTCTTGTGCACAAGGGAGCGTATTCTCTTGTTGACTATAACAGATCAGGAGATCCGCTGTGCGAGATCGTTACCGGACCGGATATGAATTCTCCCGAGGAAGCACGCGAACTTATGAAAGAGCTTATCACCGTTCTTCATTACTTAGGTGTCTTTGATGCTTCAACCTGTATCATTAAAGCTGATGCAAATATTTCTATTAAGGAGTCAGGATACGTTCGCTCAGAGGTAAAGAACATTACCGGATTTAAAGAAATTGAGAGAGCGTTATGTTATGAGGTTGAAAGGCAAAGAGACGCAGTTAAGAGAGGAGAGCAACTAGTTCAAGATACTCGAGCTTGGGACGCTGTTAAAGGAGTTACTACACGTATGCGTACTAAAGAGACCGAAGCAGATTACGGATATATTATTGATCCAGACCTTGTTCCCATTACGCTCTCAGAAGAATTTGTGAACTCAATTAAAGATTCTATGCCTGAGTTGCATTTTGAAAAAGTGAAGAAATTTGTTGAAGAGCACAGTATTCCTGAAGAAGATGCTCGAATCTTGGCACAAGAATTAAGTCTTGCGCATCTTTTTGAGGAAGTTGCTCAGCGCATTGATCCGAAACTCGCTGTTCGTTGGTTACGCCATGAATTGAATAAGGTGCTTAATGAGTCTGAAAAAGTGTGGTCTGAGGTTGAAGCGGATGAATCACAAATAATTGAGCTTCTTGAGCTCGTTGATGAGAAGAAAATCACGGACATTTCCGCAAGAGAGATTCTTGCAGAGCTTATTAAAAGACCATTTTCTCCAAAAGAATATGTTAAGGAGAAAGGTTTAGAAGTTGTCTCAGATAGTTCTGCACTTAAACCGCTTCTGCAAAAACTCATTGAAGAACATCCTCAGGCGGTTGAAGACGTTAAATCGGGCGAGCCAAAAGCAATTAATTTCTTTGTTGGAAAGGTGATGAAAGAAACTAAGGGACAAGCAAGTCCTGCTCAAGTGAATAAACTTCTCAAGGAATTACTTGATTTGTAG
- the gatA gene encoding Asp-tRNA(Asn)/Glu-tRNA(Gln) amidotransferase subunit GatA, producing MTPQQAQELTHCFSTLQEMKPTQDGPLSGVTISLKDAICAKGMETTASSRILKGYKPLINATVVEKVLAAGATIIGKTIQDEFGFGGFCVNTGLDVPIPKNPVDQNRSCGGSSGGAGAAAKLIDNHVALGESTGGSIVVPAAFCGVYGFAPTYSRVSRYGLLSYGNSLDKIGPLSKDPELIIKTLNVIMGYDEKDSTSSKKKVEPLSYRGVNGLTIGVLNIEGVHPEIVQAMNKKIDLWKQEGACVKEINLPLTKKYSLATYYILAMSEASTNLAKYCGMRYGMVEPLEEPYNEYFTKVRSKHFGKEAKRRIILGTFARMAGQRDAFYIKAARVRTEIINEYKKAFEEVDVIVSATSPMFPPTFDEIEKLTPLQHYLADQLVVGPNLAGLPHMNVPLDTKLPSGLLVIGNHFEEDKVVQFR from the coding sequence ATGACTCCTCAACAAGCACAAGAACTTACTCATTGTTTTAGCACCTTACAAGAGATGAAGCCAACTCAAGACGGGCCTCTTAGTGGAGTCACTATTTCTCTTAAAGATGCGATCTGCGCAAAAGGTATGGAAACCACTGCATCAAGTAGGATTCTCAAAGGGTATAAACCGCTTATCAACGCAACCGTCGTTGAAAAGGTTCTTGCGGCGGGAGCAACCATTATTGGAAAAACTATTCAAGACGAGTTTGGATTTGGAGGATTTTGCGTTAACACCGGTCTTGATGTTCCCATTCCCAAAAACCCCGTTGATCAAAATCGCAGTTGTGGTGGTTCAAGTGGCGGTGCAGGGGCTGCTGCAAAGCTCATTGATAATCACGTAGCGCTAGGCGAATCAACAGGAGGGAGTATTGTTGTTCCCGCAGCGTTTTGTGGTGTGTACGGTTTTGCGCCAACGTATAGTCGTGTTTCTCGATATGGATTACTCTCTTATGGTAATTCCCTTGATAAAATAGGTCCCCTTAGTAAGGATCCTGAACTTATCATCAAAACCCTCAATGTGATTATGGGTTATGATGAAAAAGATTCTACTTCAAGCAAGAAAAAAGTAGAACCCCTCTCATACAGGGGAGTTAATGGTCTTACCATTGGCGTTCTCAACATTGAAGGCGTTCATCCTGAAATTGTACAGGCAATGAATAAGAAAATAGACCTGTGGAAACAAGAAGGTGCGTGTGTTAAAGAGATTAATCTCCCCTTGACTAAAAAGTATTCTCTTGCGACATATTACATTCTTGCTATGAGTGAAGCTTCAACCAATCTTGCCAAGTACTGCGGTATGCGTTATGGTATGGTTGAACCTCTTGAAGAGCCCTACAATGAGTACTTTACTAAGGTGCGCTCTAAACACTTCGGAAAAGAAGCAAAGCGTCGCATCATTTTAGGCACCTTTGCACGCATGGCAGGACAACGTGACGCCTTTTACATCAAAGCAGCACGCGTACGCACGGAAATCATCAATGAGTACAAGAAAGCGTTTGAAGAAGTTGATGTTATTGTCAGCGCGACATCCCCCATGTTTCCTCCCACTTTTGATGAAATTGAAAAACTCACACCTCTGCAACACTACTTGGCAGATCAACTCGTCGTTGGACCTAATCTTGCAGGGCTTCCCCATATGAACGTTCCGCTAGACACCAAGCTTCCTTCCGGATTGCTTGTCATAGGGAATCATTTTGAAGAGGACAAGGTGGTGCAGTTCAGATGA
- the gatC gene encoding Asp-tRNA(Asn)/Glu-tRNA(Gln) amidotransferase GatCAB subunit C produces MDITKELLEQVAKNARIELSEEEKEEFLSQLKEILDFFEHIKEFETSAEPSFHPLPLQDALREDEPQECLSIEEALSQTEHKKDSYFKGPKIL; encoded by the coding sequence ATGGACATCACCAAAGAACTCTTAGAACAAGTTGCAAAGAATGCGCGAATTGAATTAAGTGAAGAAGAAAAAGAAGAATTCTTATCACAACTCAAAGAAATCCTGGATTTTTTCGAGCATATCAAAGAGTTTGAAACCAGCGCAGAGCCGAGTTTTCACCCTCTTCCTCTTCAAGATGCTTTGCGAGAAGATGAACCCCAAGAATGCTTAAGCATTGAAGAAGCGCTCTCACAAACAGAACATAAAAAAGATTCTTATTTCAAAGGACCTAAAATACTATGA
- the aspS gene encoding aspartate--tRNA ligase, protein MTRTHTCNQLRKDHVGSTVTLCGWVNSRRDHGGVIFVDLRDRYGITQIVFNPDCPDFSDAEHLRREDVLEVTGKVLARGEGLVNPNLETGEIEVEVTQLTILSKAQTPPIEVDDRKVVSDDLRLKYRFLDLRRPIMQRNLLARHKAMQAVHKELDSQGFLYVETPLLVKSTPEGARDYVVPSRVNPGKFYALPQSPQLYKQILMASGCDRYYQFAKCLRDEDLRSDRQPEHTQIDLEMSFPTLEQLYEVGETIMKAIFKEIKQVELPTPFPRISFAEAMEKYGTDKPDTRFEMFLHDVTDIVRNSDFTVFRSVVENGGIVKCINPPKNIGRKELDELIKFSQQAGAKGMAWMRATPEGFEGNIAKFFSQDILAQIKEKTGAQPDTVLLFIADTKHTTHLVLDKLRREIGKRQGLIDEDKLNFVWVTDFPFFEWNEDEEKWEAGHNPFSMLTEETIQYLEDDPGKVYCKQFDLVLNGVEIASGSIRNTNPELQTRVLRAIGISEEETQEKFGFLLEAFKYGVPPHGGMGIGFDRIVALALGLDDIREVIAFPKNKSAQCPMDGSPSQISKEQLKELFIDLKLPRSQ, encoded by the coding sequence ATGACTAGAACGCATACTTGCAATCAATTACGCAAAGACCACGTAGGATCAACAGTGACACTTTGTGGATGGGTGAATAGCAGAAGGGATCATGGAGGCGTTATCTTTGTTGATCTTAGGGATCGCTATGGAATAACTCAGATCGTCTTCAACCCTGACTGCCCTGATTTTAGTGATGCTGAACACCTCAGAAGAGAAGATGTGCTTGAAGTTACTGGCAAAGTGCTTGCACGAGGTGAAGGGCTTGTTAATCCCAACCTTGAAACGGGAGAAATTGAAGTTGAAGTTACTCAGCTTACCATCCTTAGCAAAGCTCAAACACCACCTATTGAAGTTGATGACCGTAAGGTTGTAAGTGATGATTTACGTCTCAAATACAGATTTCTTGATCTAAGAAGGCCAATCATGCAAAGAAACCTTCTTGCACGCCACAAAGCAATGCAAGCAGTTCACAAAGAACTAGATTCGCAAGGATTTCTTTATGTTGAAACACCCCTTCTTGTCAAATCAACCCCTGAAGGTGCACGCGATTACGTCGTTCCCTCAAGAGTGAATCCGGGAAAGTTTTATGCTCTTCCTCAGTCTCCTCAACTCTACAAGCAAATACTTATGGCGAGTGGTTGTGATAGATACTACCAATTCGCAAAGTGCCTACGTGATGAAGATCTGCGCTCAGACAGACAACCTGAACACACTCAAATAGATCTTGAAATGAGTTTTCCCACACTTGAACAGCTCTATGAAGTCGGGGAAACTATTATGAAGGCGATTTTCAAAGAGATCAAACAAGTAGAACTTCCAACACCGTTTCCAAGAATCTCCTTTGCAGAAGCAATGGAAAAATACGGAACAGATAAACCAGATACCCGCTTTGAGATGTTCTTACATGATGTAACTGATATTGTTCGTAACAGCGATTTTACTGTGTTTAGAAGTGTTGTTGAAAACGGGGGAATTGTAAAATGCATTAACCCTCCAAAAAATATCGGAAGAAAAGAACTTGACGAACTCATTAAGTTTTCCCAGCAAGCAGGTGCAAAAGGAATGGCCTGGATGCGCGCAACTCCTGAAGGATTTGAAGGAAACATCGCAAAGTTCTTCTCTCAAGACATCCTTGCACAAATCAAAGAGAAAACGGGTGCGCAGCCTGACACCGTTCTACTCTTCATCGCAGATACCAAACACACAACACATCTTGTTCTTGACAAACTTCGACGTGAAATTGGTAAAAGACAAGGCCTCATTGACGAAGACAAACTCAACTTCGTGTGGGTTACTGACTTTCCCTTCTTCGAGTGGAATGAAGATGAGGAAAAATGGGAAGCAGGCCACAACCCATTTTCCATGCTCACCGAAGAAACCATACAATATCTTGAAGACGATCCTGGAAAAGTATACTGTAAACAATTCGACCTTGTCCTCAACGGTGTTGAAATTGCATCAGGATCTATTCGTAACACAAACCCAGAATTACAAACAAGAGTGCTTCGCGCAATTGGCATTAGTGAAGAAGAAACACAAGAAAAGTTTGGATTTCTTCTTGAAGCATTCAAATACGGCGTCCCACCTCATGGCGGAATGGGTATCGGCTTTGATCGTATCGTAGCACTTGCATTGGGTCTTGATGACATCAGAGAAGTCATCGCGTTTCCGAAGAATAAAAGTGCTCAGTGTCCCATGGACGGATCTCCTTCGCAGATCTCAAAAGAACAACTCAAAGAACTGTTCATAGATCTTAAACTTCCCAGATCGCAATAA
- a CDS encoding tRNA guanosine(34) transglycosylase Tgt — protein MFNIKAKQGMARVGELTTPSGKRIKTPFFMPVATKGSVKFITSEDLAQMGAGAVIMNSYMLSFKPGQELIKKAGGLHAFTGNDGVIFTDSGGFQMLREELFLEITNNKVKFKNPYTLKPTWFSPETVMELQADLGSDVAMALDHVPAIRADKEEIRKACARTHLWAKRCLDHHKKLREEKGVKQLLFGIAQGGVHEDLREESARIISAMDFDGFAMGGLCIGETRESMYQAITVQAKILPENKPRYLMGVGSPEDLVEAVAHGCDCFDSIFPTQNARHGIVFTRDGAYDIKSSEFKEDFSPLDIHCSCKICKRYSRAFIHHLFRSKEHSVYQLVSYHNLFFNQQVMRECREHIKKGTFDTFRKEFIERYTQGSFKEKEFSEIK, from the coding sequence ATGTTCAATATCAAAGCAAAGCAAGGCATGGCAAGAGTGGGAGAGCTTACCACTCCTTCGGGAAAACGAATCAAAACCCCGTTTTTCATGCCTGTTGCTACAAAAGGATCTGTGAAGTTCATAACTTCTGAGGATCTTGCACAGATGGGTGCAGGAGCAGTGATTATGAACTCCTATATGCTCTCCTTCAAGCCGGGCCAGGAACTTATTAAAAAAGCAGGAGGGCTGCATGCATTCACGGGGAATGACGGAGTAATCTTTACAGACTCGGGTGGTTTTCAGATGCTTCGCGAAGAATTATTCTTGGAAATAACAAATAACAAGGTGAAATTCAAAAATCCCTATACGCTCAAACCCACTTGGTTCTCACCTGAAACGGTAATGGAATTACAAGCGGATTTGGGAAGTGATGTCGCAATGGCTCTTGACCACGTACCTGCAATACGCGCGGATAAAGAGGAGATACGAAAGGCCTGTGCGCGAACACATCTCTGGGCTAAGAGGTGTCTTGATCATCACAAAAAACTACGAGAAGAAAAAGGCGTAAAGCAGCTACTTTTTGGTATTGCACAAGGAGGGGTTCATGAAGACTTACGTGAAGAGTCTGCAAGAATCATCAGTGCTATGGATTTTGATGGTTTTGCAATGGGTGGTTTGTGCATCGGTGAGACGCGTGAATCCATGTACCAAGCAATCACGGTGCAAGCAAAAATTCTTCCTGAAAACAAACCACGCTATTTGATGGGGGTGGGCTCTCCAGAGGATCTTGTTGAAGCGGTAGCGCATGGTTGTGACTGTTTTGATAGCATTTTTCCCACGCAAAACGCGCGACATGGTATTGTTTTCACTCGGGATGGGGCGTATGATATTAAATCCTCTGAGTTCAAGGAGGATTTCTCCCCTCTTGACATCCATTGTTCATGTAAGATTTGTAAAAGATATTCAAGGGCGTTTATCCACCACCTCTTTCGCTCAAAAGAACATTCCGTTTACCAATTGGTTTCTTATCATAACTTATTCTTCAACCAGCAAGTAATGCGTGAATGTCGTGAGCATATCAAGAAAGGAACATTTGACACGTTCAGAAAAGAGTTTATTGAAAGGTACACGCAAGGATCATTCAAAGAAAAAGAGTTTAGCGAAATAAAATGA